The following are from one region of the Methyloversatilis discipulorum genome:
- a CDS encoding rod shape-determining protein, which translates to MFGFLRSYFSNDLAIDLGTANTLIYVRGQGIVLDEPSVVAIRTEGGPNAKKTIQAVGLQAKLMLGKTPGNITAIRPMKDGVIADFTVTEQMLKQFIKKVHDSRLFSPSPRIIICVPCGSTQVERRAIRESALGAGASQVYLIEEPMAAAIGAGLPVSEATGSMVVDIGGGTTEVGVISLGGMVYAGSVRVGGDKFDEAIINYIRRNYGMLIGETTAEAIKKEIGSAFPGSEVKEMEVKGRNLAEGIPRSFTISSNEILEALTEPLNQIVSAVKSALEQTPPELGADIAERGMVLTGGGALLRDLYRLLMEETGLPVVVADDPLTCVVRGSGTALEKMDQLGSIFANE; encoded by the coding sequence ATGTTCGGTTTCCTGCGTTCCTATTTTTCCAATGATCTGGCCATCGACCTCGGCACCGCCAACACGCTGATCTACGTGCGTGGCCAGGGCATCGTGCTGGACGAACCTTCGGTTGTCGCCATCCGCACCGAAGGCGGCCCCAACGCCAAGAAAACCATCCAGGCCGTGGGTCTGCAGGCCAAGCTGATGCTCGGCAAGACGCCGGGCAACATTACTGCCATCCGGCCGATGAAGGACGGCGTGATCGCCGACTTCACGGTGACCGAGCAGATGCTCAAGCAGTTCATCAAGAAGGTGCACGACTCGCGGCTGTTCTCGCCGTCGCCGCGGATAATCATCTGCGTGCCCTGCGGCTCCACCCAGGTCGAACGCCGTGCCATCCGTGAATCGGCGCTCGGTGCCGGCGCCAGCCAGGTGTACCTGATCGAGGAACCGATGGCGGCCGCGATCGGCGCCGGTCTGCCGGTGTCGGAAGCGACCGGCTCGATGGTGGTCGATATCGGCGGCGGCACCACCGAAGTCGGCGTGATCTCGCTCGGCGGCATGGTGTACGCCGGCAGCGTGCGCGTCGGCGGCGACAAGTTCGACGAAGCCATCATCAATTACATCCGCCGCAACTACGGCATGCTGATCGGCGAAACCACCGCCGAGGCGATCAAGAAGGAAATCGGCTCCGCCTTCCCCGGCTCCGAGGTGAAGGAGATGGAAGTGAAGGGCCGCAACTTGGCCGAAGGCATCCCGCGCAGCTTCACCATTTCGTCGAACGAAATTCTCGAGGCGCTGACCGAGCCGCTGAACCAGATCGTGTCGGCGGTGAAGAGCGCACTCGAACAGACCCCGCCGGAACTGGGCGCCGACATCGCCGAGCGCGGCATGGTGCTGACCGGCGGCGGCGCGCTGCTGCGCGACCTCTACCGTCTGCTGATGGAAGAGACCGGCCTGCCGGTGGTGGTGGCCGACGACCCGCTCACCTGCGTGGTGCGCGGCTCCGGCACCGCGCTGGAGAAGATGGACCAGCTCGGCAGCATCTTCGCCAACGAGTGA
- the mreC gene encoding rod shape-determining protein MreC: MASPVAGHSPPPFFRRGPAPLVRLVLLASASLTLIVVDYRLHYLELVRQALSVVTTPLQVAAGMPVAGVRSAGEYFADLARLQAENAQLRREHTELATIRLRQEQLDQENTRLRALLDMRERVKVDARVAEVIYAVRDPFSRRVVVDKGLTHGIEPGSPVVDDVGVIGQVTRVYPLNAEVTLISDKDQALPVQVARTGVRAVMFGAGSGTLELRYLAADVDLREGDRIVTSGLDGVFVPGLPVARVKSVDRDGEGGFVRILCVPIAGVEAHSAVLIMAPGKPVQPDSVLPAAAAPQEAKK; encoded by the coding sequence ATGGCTTCACCGGTCGCCGGACATTCCCCACCGCCGTTCTTCCGGCGCGGCCCGGCGCCGCTCGTGCGCCTCGTGTTGCTGGCCAGCGCTTCGCTTACGCTTATCGTGGTCGACTACCGGCTGCATTACCTCGAACTGGTGCGCCAGGCGCTGTCGGTGGTGACCACGCCGCTGCAGGTCGCCGCCGGCATGCCGGTGGCCGGCGTCCGTTCGGCCGGAGAATATTTCGCCGACCTCGCCCGGCTGCAGGCGGAAAACGCGCAGCTCAGGCGCGAACACACCGAACTGGCGACGATACGGCTGCGCCAGGAACAGCTGGACCAGGAGAACACCCGGCTGCGCGCGCTGCTCGACATGCGCGAGCGGGTGAAGGTCGATGCGCGCGTCGCCGAGGTGATCTACGCGGTGCGCGACCCGTTCTCGCGTCGCGTCGTCGTAGACAAGGGCCTCACCCACGGCATCGAGCCGGGCAGTCCGGTGGTGGACGACGTCGGCGTGATCGGCCAGGTCACCCGCGTCTATCCGCTCAACGCCGAAGTCACCCTCATTTCCGACAAGGACCAGGCGCTGCCGGTGCAGGTCGCCCGCACCGGCGTGCGCGCGGTCATGTTCGGCGCCGGCAGCGGCACGCTGGAACTGCGCTACCTGGCAGCCGACGTCGATCTGCGCGAGGGCGACCGCATCGTCACCTCCGGCCTCGACGGGGTGTTCGTGCCCGGTCTGCCGGTGGCGCGCGTGAAGTCGGTCGACCGCGACGGCGAAGGCGGCTTCGTGCGCATCCTCTGCGTGCCGATCGCCGGCGTCGAGGCGCATTCGGCCGTGCTCATCATGGCGCCCGGCAAGCCGGTGCAGCCGGACAGCGTGCTGCCGGCCGCCGCCGCGCCGCAGGAGGCGAAGAAATGA
- the mreD gene encoding rod shape-determining protein MreD yields the protein MNQPSFSSRRILRPVRPWFVWLSLLVALLLNLMPLGRAFWLPDWVALVLCFWCVREPLRVGMGSAFVMGVVMDVGYGSLMGQHALAYVLLAYAATTFSRRILWFGPLRQSLHVLPMLVGAQCVMLLVRLAGDAEFPGLEYFAGALIATLLWHPISFVLLLPQYRPENKDENRPI from the coding sequence ATGAACCAGCCCTCCTTCAGTTCGCGCCGCATCCTGCGCCCGGTCCGTCCGTGGTTCGTCTGGCTGTCGTTGCTGGTCGCCCTGCTGCTGAACCTGATGCCGCTCGGCCGCGCCTTCTGGCTGCCCGACTGGGTGGCGCTGGTGCTGTGCTTCTGGTGCGTGCGCGAGCCGCTGCGCGTCGGCATGGGCAGCGCCTTCGTGATGGGTGTCGTGATGGACGTCGGCTACGGCAGCCTGATGGGTCAGCACGCGCTCGCCTACGTGCTGCTCGCCTACGCGGCGACCACCTTCTCCCGCCGCATCCTGTGGTTCGGCCCGCTGCGCCAGTCGCTGCACGTGCTGCCTATGCTGGTCGGCGCGCAGTGCGTGATGCTGCTGGTGCGGCTGGCCGGCGACGCCGAGTTTCCGGGCCTCGAATACTTCGCCGGCGCGCTGATCGCGACGCTGCTGTGGCATCCGATCAGCTTCGTGCTGCTGCTGCCGCAGTACCGGCCGGAGAACAAGGACGAGAACCGGCCCATATGA
- the mrdA gene encoding penicillin-binding protein 2, protein MTDLNSPELQLVRFRRRVYFAGALVLVCFALLFSRFFWLQVVRHDYYATRAEDNRIALLPVTPNRGLIIDRKGEVLARNYSAYTLEIQPSRVADLETTIDELAQLVNIEARDRKRFRKLMDESRNFDSLPIRTRLTDEEVARFIAQRYRFPGVEVRARLFRQYPNTELASHVLGYMGRINRRDAERIEEAGVADNYRGTDHIGKSGLELSYENDLHGVTGFEQVEVTAAGRAVRVLSRTPPQNGNNLRLTLDAGLQRVVEQAFGERRGALVAIEPSSGGVLALVSKPTFDPNLFVDGIDSANWEALNTSADHPLLNRAIYSAYPPGSTFKPFMALGALTAGKRTPQFAIADPGHFDFGGHRFRDDKVGGHGSVDMHKSIVVSCNTYYYRLAADWGIDGIAGFMAQMGLGSRTGIDIEGEATGVLPSPEWKKKRFKKPEQQKWYAGETISVGIGQGYNAYTMLQLAHAVSILAADGVVYKPHLVKQVENVRTGAVREIEPQPTRRVNLKPEHIAVIKQAMEDVNKAGTGARAFAGAPYVAAGKTGTAQAFSLRGAQYRGGKLAEKLRDHALFIAYAPADDPKIALAVIVENAGFGAQSAAPIARQVFDYYLLGNTPAGPAPEDADATDSE, encoded by the coding sequence ATGACCGACCTGAACAGCCCGGAACTGCAGCTCGTCCGCTTCCGCCGCCGCGTGTACTTCGCCGGCGCGCTGGTGCTGGTGTGTTTCGCGCTGCTGTTCTCGCGCTTCTTCTGGCTGCAGGTGGTCCGGCACGACTATTACGCCACCCGCGCCGAGGACAACCGCATCGCGCTGTTGCCGGTCACGCCGAATCGCGGCCTCATCATCGACCGCAAGGGCGAGGTGCTGGCGCGCAACTACTCGGCCTACACGCTGGAAATACAGCCCTCGCGCGTGGCCGATCTCGAAACGACGATAGACGAGCTGGCGCAGCTGGTGAATATCGAGGCGCGCGACCGCAAGCGTTTCCGCAAGCTGATGGACGAGTCGCGCAACTTCGATTCGCTGCCGATACGCACCCGGCTGACCGACGAGGAAGTGGCGCGCTTCATCGCCCAGCGCTATCGCTTCCCCGGCGTCGAGGTGAGGGCGCGGCTGTTCCGCCAGTACCCGAACACCGAACTGGCCTCGCACGTGCTGGGCTACATGGGCCGCATCAACCGGCGCGACGCCGAGCGCATAGAAGAGGCGGGCGTGGCCGACAACTACCGCGGCACCGACCACATCGGCAAGAGCGGGCTGGAACTGTCGTACGAGAACGATCTGCACGGCGTCACCGGCTTCGAACAGGTCGAGGTGACCGCCGCCGGTCGCGCGGTGCGCGTGCTGTCGCGCACCCCGCCGCAGAACGGCAACAACCTGCGGCTGACGCTGGACGCCGGCCTGCAGCGCGTGGTCGAACAGGCCTTCGGCGAGCGGCGCGGTGCGCTGGTGGCGATCGAACCGTCGTCCGGCGGCGTGCTGGCGCTGGTGAGCAAGCCCACCTTCGATCCCAATCTGTTCGTCGATGGCATCGACAGCGCCAACTGGGAGGCGCTGAACACCTCGGCCGACCACCCGCTGCTGAACCGCGCCATCTATTCGGCCTACCCGCCCGGCTCGACCTTCAAGCCCTTCATGGCGCTCGGCGCGCTGACCGCCGGCAAGCGCACGCCGCAGTTCGCCATCGCCGACCCCGGCCACTTCGACTTCGGTGGCCACCGCTTCCGCGACGACAAGGTGGGCGGTCACGGCTCGGTGGACATGCACAAGTCCATCGTCGTGTCCTGCAACACCTATTACTACCGGTTGGCGGCGGACTGGGGCATAGACGGCATCGCCGGCTTCATGGCGCAGATGGGCCTGGGCAGCCGCACCGGCATCGACATCGAGGGCGAGGCGACCGGCGTGCTGCCGTCGCCGGAATGGAAGAAGAAGCGCTTCAAGAAGCCGGAACAGCAGAAGTGGTACGCCGGCGAAACGATTTCGGTCGGCATCGGTCAGGGCTACAACGCCTATACGATGCTGCAGCTGGCGCACGCGGTGTCGATACTGGCGGCCGACGGCGTCGTCTACAAGCCGCATCTGGTGAAGCAGGTCGAGAACGTGCGCACCGGCGCAGTACGCGAGATCGAGCCGCAGCCGACGCGGCGGGTGAACCTGAAGCCGGAGCACATCGCGGTGATCAAGCAGGCGATGGAAGACGTGAACAAGGCCGGCACCGGTGCCCGTGCCTTCGCCGGCGCGCCCTATGTTGCCGCCGGCAAGACCGGCACCGCGCAGGCCTTCTCGCTGCGGGGTGCGCAGTATCGCGGCGGCAAGCTGGCGGAAAAGCTGCGCGACCACGCGCTGTTCATCGCCTATGCGCCGGCCGACGACCCGAAGATCGCGCTCGCGGTCATCGTCGAGAACGCCGGCTTCGGCGCTCAGTCGGCGGCGCCGATCGCGCGCCAGGTGTTCGATTACTACCTGCTGGGCAATACGCCGGCAGGCCCTGCACCGGAGGATGCCGATGCAACTGACAGCGAGTAG
- the rodA gene encoding rod shape-determining protein RodA, translating to MQLTASRWSALRERIFGLLSALDPPLLAITFVLLSLATLVMASATADFSFRFDAHLVNLAVALGVMLVVAQIPPLRLMQLALPFYVVGVVLLIGVELFGETSKGAQRWLNIGFTRIQPSEMLKISVPLMLAWYFHRHEAQLRLRDFLVALVILLIPVGLIFHQPDLGTAILVLAAGVFVIFFAGLSWKLIIPVLAIGVVGIATLAVEGDAMCAEGVEWPGFKAYQRQRVCTLLDPTSDPRGSGFHIIQSSIAIGSGGVFGKGWKEGTQTHLEFVPERHTDFIFAVMAEEFGLLGAVVLLLIYMAMIGRGLMIAARSPLLFGRLLAGAISLSCFTYAFVNMGMVTGVLPVVGVPLPFVSYGGTALVTLCIGLGLLMSIEAHRRRRRER from the coding sequence ATGCAACTGACAGCGAGTAGATGGTCGGCGCTGCGCGAGCGCATCTTCGGCCTGCTGTCGGCGCTCGATCCGCCGCTGCTGGCGATCACCTTCGTGCTGCTGTCGCTGGCGACGCTGGTGATGGCCAGCGCCACCGCCGACTTCTCCTTCCGCTTCGACGCCCATCTGGTCAATCTCGCGGTCGCCCTCGGCGTCATGCTGGTGGTGGCGCAGATTCCGCCGCTGCGCCTGATGCAGCTGGCGCTGCCCTTCTACGTCGTCGGCGTCGTGCTGCTGATCGGCGTCGAACTGTTCGGCGAAACGTCGAAGGGCGCGCAACGCTGGCTCAACATCGGCTTCACCCGGATACAGCCGTCGGAAATGCTGAAGATTTCGGTGCCGCTGATGCTGGCCTGGTACTTCCACCGGCACGAGGCGCAGTTGCGGCTGCGCGACTTCCTGGTGGCGCTGGTCATCCTGCTGATACCGGTCGGCCTCATCTTCCACCAGCCGGATCTGGGCACCGCCATCCTGGTACTGGCGGCCGGCGTATTCGTCATTTTCTTCGCCGGCCTGTCGTGGAAGCTCATCATCCCGGTGCTCGCCATCGGCGTGGTCGGCATCGCGACGCTGGCGGTCGAGGGCGACGCGATGTGCGCCGAAGGCGTCGAGTGGCCGGGCTTCAAGGCCTACCAGCGGCAGCGCGTGTGCACGCTGCTCGATCCGACCTCCGACCCGCGCGGCAGCGGCTTCCACATCATCCAGTCCAGCATCGCCATCGGTTCCGGCGGCGTGTTCGGCAAGGGCTGGAAGGAAGGCACGCAGACCCATCTCGAATTCGTGCCCGAGCGCCACACCGACTTCATCTTCGCCGTGATGGCCGAGGAGTTCGGCCTGCTGGGTGCGGTGGTGCTGCTGCTTATCTATATGGCGATGATAGGGCGCGGCCTGATGATCGCCGCCCGCTCGCCGCTGCTGTTCGGTCGCCTGCTGGCCGGCGCGATTTCGCTGTCCTGCTTCACCTATGCCTTCGTGAACATGGGCATGGTGACCGGCGTGCTGCCGGTGGTCGGCGTGCCCTTGCCCTTCGTGAGTTACGGTGGCACCGCGCTGGTGACGCTGTGCATCGGCCTCGGGCTGCTGATGTCGATCGAGGCGCACCGGCGCCGGCGGCGGGAGCGCTGA
- a CDS encoding septal ring lytic transglycosylase RlpA family protein produces MHIRGLLALLSAAAVLAGCAGAPPVTEVEPDPAPVVRAPPGEPAKPAPPVTKRGGGYYLDDGPGDNAPDAAALAAIPDAVPRDEPLHRFANRPYSALGMQFVPMTEAKPFRQRGRGSWYGRKFHGQKTSSGEVYDMYAMTAAHATLPIPSYARVTHLASGRSVVVRVNDRGPFKPGRVIDLSWTAAAKLGYVNDGSAEVEVEAVFAEGSPGDLLARRAAGRPEVQRTPPVERAAEADVIAALSTEPAPAAADTGHWLQLGAFAGLDNAQALSRRVVDGLVELADRVRVNSDGSRHRVQAGPFASREAAESAARLLRDRLGLDALLIAR; encoded by the coding sequence GTGCACATCCGTGGCCTGCTCGCGCTGCTGTCGGCGGCCGCCGTGCTCGCCGGCTGTGCCGGTGCGCCGCCGGTGACCGAGGTCGAGCCGGACCCGGCGCCTGTCGTGCGCGCTCCGCCGGGCGAGCCGGCGAAACCAGCTCCGCCGGTGACGAAGCGTGGTGGCGGCTACTACCTGGACGACGGCCCGGGCGACAACGCGCCGGACGCCGCCGCGCTGGCCGCCATCCCCGACGCCGTGCCGCGCGACGAACCCTTGCACCGCTTCGCCAACCGGCCCTATTCAGCGCTGGGTATGCAGTTCGTGCCGATGACCGAGGCGAAACCTTTCCGCCAGCGCGGCCGCGGTTCCTGGTACGGCCGCAAGTTCCACGGCCAGAAAACCTCCAGCGGCGAGGTGTACGACATGTACGCGATGACCGCCGCGCACGCGACACTGCCCATCCCGAGCTACGCCCGCGTCACTCACCTGGCCAGTGGCCGCTCGGTCGTCGTGCGGGTGAATGACCGCGGCCCGTTCAAGCCGGGCCGGGTGATCGACCTGTCGTGGACCGCCGCCGCCAAGCTCGGCTATGTGAACGACGGCAGCGCCGAGGTCGAGGTCGAGGCCGTGTTCGCCGAAGGCAGCCCGGGCGATCTGCTGGCGCGTCGCGCCGCCGGACGGCCGGAAGTGCAGCGCACGCCGCCGGTCGAGCGTGCCGCCGAAGCTGACGTGATTGCCGCGCTGTCGACCGAACCCGCGCCAGCGGCGGCCGACACCGGTCACTGGCTGCAGCTGGGCGCCTTTGCCGGCCTCGACAACGCGCAGGCCTTGAGCCGGCGTGTCGTCGACGGTCTGGTTGAACTGGCCGATCGGGTGCGGGTGAACAGCGACGGCAGCCGCCACCGCGTGCAGGCCGGGCCCTTTGCCAGCCGCGAAGCGGCCGAATCGGCCGCCCGCCTGCTGCGCGACCGGCTCGGGCTGGACGCGCTGCTCATCGCGCGCTGA
- a CDS encoding M1 family metallopeptidase: MRALHRLAVACTLCCGSALAAPHYTITARLAPASSTLDAAARIVLPAGETVALRMDGAHRIESMQLDGRPLSAARDGGQWRIELAAATRDRQLELRWQIRAQAPDSAARHRDTLTAFAPQIGEAGSFLPAGGAWYPLPHDSAGPLLHRYALTVDLPATQRALAPGDLTQDTVRDGRRSQRFEARQDGEGADLMAGPWQQTTRALRARDGRTLTLVTLFHPELAAEAEGYLDAAAQALTQFETRFGDYPYSRFSIASSPTPTGFGMAGLTYLGIDVLRLPFIRHTSLPHEIAHNWWGNGVHLAPDSGNWSEGLTTFVADYAQREAQGDDAARTLRLDWLRGLSALAPAAHDSLADFGGRTHDASQAIGYHKAALVFLMLRDTLGSATFDRALRTFWSSHRHRRAGWDDLRLAFEQASGRDLRRFFAEWVEGRGLAEPRLDAVRPGADSVTLTLAQPAPPHLPGLPLHLRDPDSGALRIETLTVDRPQQSFTLPLRGCAELAVDPDFRTARRLRPGEAPPILREATLDGTLALTVLDGGDARVSAAADALVGDWLDTPPPRLAADVAPGRTARMVIGRSADLDRWLARHGLPARPRDGDVVAWAVRSAAGGTLALVAARDADALTGARRALPHYGQQGWVVIDGGRASARGQWPAQTQWTRVCALSAR, translated from the coding sequence ATGCGCGCACTGCACCGGCTGGCCGTCGCCTGCACACTGTGCTGCGGCAGCGCGCTGGCCGCACCGCATTACACGATCACCGCCCGGCTGGCGCCGGCCAGCAGCACGCTGGACGCCGCCGCCCGCATCGTGCTGCCGGCCGGCGAAACGGTGGCGCTGCGCATGGACGGCGCCCATCGCATCGAGTCGATGCAACTCGACGGCCGCCCGCTGAGCGCCGCGCGCGACGGCGGGCAGTGGCGCATCGAGCTGGCCGCCGCCACGCGCGACCGCCAGCTCGAACTGCGCTGGCAGATCCGCGCCCAGGCGCCGGACAGCGCCGCCCGCCATCGCGACACGCTGACTGCCTTCGCGCCACAGATCGGCGAGGCAGGCAGCTTCCTGCCGGCCGGCGGCGCCTGGTATCCGCTGCCGCATGACAGCGCCGGCCCGCTGCTGCATCGCTACGCGCTCACCGTCGACCTGCCCGCCACGCAACGCGCGCTGGCACCGGGCGACCTGACGCAGGACACGGTGCGCGACGGCCGCCGCAGCCAGCGCTTCGAAGCGCGCCAGGACGGCGAGGGCGCCGACCTGATGGCCGGCCCGTGGCAGCAGACGACGCGCGCACTGCGCGCCCGCGACGGCCGCACACTGACGCTGGTCACGCTGTTCCACCCCGAGCTGGCGGCTGAAGCCGAGGGCTATCTCGACGCTGCGGCGCAGGCACTGACGCAGTTCGAGACGCGCTTCGGCGACTACCCGTACAGCCGCTTCAGCATCGCCTCATCGCCGACGCCGACCGGCTTCGGCATGGCCGGCCTGACCTACCTCGGCATCGACGTGCTGCGCCTGCCCTTCATCCGCCACACGTCGCTGCCGCACGAAATCGCGCACAACTGGTGGGGCAACGGCGTGCATCTGGCGCCGGACAGCGGCAACTGGTCGGAAGGCCTGACCACTTTCGTCGCCGACTACGCACAGCGCGAAGCGCAGGGCGACGATGCGGCGCGCACGCTGCGCCTGGACTGGCTGCGCGGCCTGTCGGCGCTGGCGCCGGCGGCGCACGACAGCCTGGCCGACTTCGGCGGCCGCACGCATGACGCATCGCAGGCCATCGGCTATCACAAGGCGGCGCTGGTGTTCCTGATGCTGCGCGACACGCTGGGCAGCGCCACCTTCGACCGCGCGCTGCGCACCTTCTGGTCCTCCCACCGTCACCGCCGCGCCGGCTGGGACGATCTGCGCCTCGCTTTCGAGCAGGCGTCGGGCCGCGACCTGCGCCGCTTCTTCGCCGAATGGGTGGAGGGCCGTGGCCTGGCCGAACCGCGGCTGGACGCAGTCAGACCGGGCGCCGACAGCGTGACGCTGACACTGGCGCAGCCGGCGCCGCCCCATCTGCCTGGCCTGCCGCTGCATCTGCGCGACCCGGACAGCGGCGCGCTGCGCATCGAAACCCTGACGGTCGACCGGCCACAGCAGTCCTTCACGCTGCCGCTGAGGGGCTGCGCCGAACTGGCGGTCGATCCCGACTTCCGCACCGCGCGCCGGCTGCGTCCGGGCGAGGCGCCGCCCATCCTGCGCGAAGCGACGCTGGACGGCACGCTGGCGCTGACCGTGCTCGACGGCGGCGACGCGCGCGTCAGTGCAGCGGCCGACGCACTGGTTGGCGACTGGCTGGACACGCCGCCGCCGCGGCTCGCCGCCGACGTCGCACCCGGGCGCACTGCCCGCATGGTGATCGGCCGCAGCGCCGACCTCGACCGCTGGCTGGCGCGGCACGGCCTGCCGGCCCGCCCGCGCGACGGCGATGTCGTGGCCTGGGCCGTGCGCAGCGCGGCTGGCGGTACGCTGGCATTGGTCGCCGCACGCGACGCCGACGCGCTGACCGGCGCCCGGCGAGCGTTGCCGCACTACGGTCAGCAGGGCTGGGTAGTCATCGACGGCGGACGCGCCAGCGCGCGCGGCCAGTGGCCGGCGCAGACGCAATGGACCCGGGTGTGCGCACTCAGCGCGCGATGA
- a CDS encoding ChaN family lipoprotein, giving the protein MTRLIRLGLILAALLQPALAAQCVPPGRWIAPGKGELDAGSVLARASAQSVLLLGETHDVAAHHDWQLDTLRALHARRPQMVIGLEMLPRNAQPVLDAWVHGDIDETALFERTGWTRTWGVPPSLYAGIFRFAREHRLPMRALNIERQVVREVSKLGLAGVPPARREGVGDPADAPDNYRNWLKQIWSDHMPQAQATSNEAFVRFMQGQLLWDRAMAEALVTAAREYPQALVVGLMGSGHVIHGHGVEHQLRALGVADVGSLLPWDSDADCGDLVAGVADAVFGIVPAVQDRLR; this is encoded by the coding sequence ATGACACGCCTGATACGCCTCGGCCTCATCCTCGCCGCCCTGCTGCAGCCCGCGCTTGCCGCGCAGTGCGTACCGCCCGGCCGCTGGATCGCCCCGGGCAAGGGCGAACTCGACGCCGGCAGCGTGCTCGCCCGCGCCAGCGCGCAGAGCGTGCTGCTGCTCGGCGAGACGCACGACGTCGCCGCTCACCATGACTGGCAGCTCGACACGCTGCGCGCGCTGCACGCGCGGCGCCCGCAGATGGTGATCGGCCTGGAAATGCTGCCGCGCAACGCACAGCCGGTGCTCGACGCCTGGGTGCATGGCGACATCGACGAGACGGCGCTGTTCGAGCGCACCGGCTGGACGCGCACCTGGGGCGTGCCGCCGTCGCTGTACGCGGGCATCTTCCGCTTCGCGCGCGAGCACCGGCTGCCGATGCGCGCGCTGAACATCGAGCGCCAGGTGGTGCGCGAAGTGTCGAAGCTCGGGCTGGCCGGCGTACCGCCGGCGCGGCGCGAAGGCGTTGGCGATCCGGCCGACGCCCCCGACAACTACCGCAACTGGCTCAAGCAGATCTGGAGCGATCACATGCCGCAGGCGCAGGCGACGTCGAACGAGGCCTTCGTGCGCTTCATGCAGGGCCAGCTGCTGTGGGACCGCGCGATGGCCGAGGCGCTGGTGACGGCAGCGCGCGAGTACCCGCAGGCGCTGGTGGTCGGCCTGATGGGCAGCGGCCACGTCATCCACGGTCACGGCGTCGAACACCAGCTGCGCGCACTCGGCGTGGCCGACGTCGGCAGCCTGCTGCCGTGGGACAGCGACGCCGACTGCGGCGATCTGGTCGCCGGCGTCGCCGACGCCGTGTTCGGCATCGTGCCGGCGGTGCAGGACAGACTGCGCTGA